The Rhinoderma darwinii isolate aRhiDar2 chromosome 11, aRhiDar2.hap1, whole genome shotgun sequence genome window below encodes:
- the NRBF2 gene encoding nuclear receptor-binding factor 2 has product MEVMESPLNLAHQQSRKADRFLATGKYEEAIACHRKAAAYLLEAKRLTQSEQAQLSLELQRDSHIKQQILIQERLKRAKREDKLRAQQKAIAAEKELTTHLQTSYRSSADDTDSQNTPVSAGQKSSPNPGKSLQEIHSVLDREPDSLLYLLQKRKEPLEPYKANRVPKDDKTKLEEQATKIKELNLLVDTLLAENEKLKKENRKLRAEVARLQRNPEMDTDTDFVEKSELWSLQQPIRSSPNPSSTWQKFVAHTGKVKDITIPTLPPLDIPLPDLPPLELPEDIQSQITEFKGLMDS; this is encoded by the exons ATGGAAGTGATGGAAAGTCCACTGAACCTG GCACATCAACAAAGCAGAAAAGCAGACCGGTTTCTGGCTACAGGAAAATATGAAGAAGCTATTGCATGTCACAGGAAAGCTGCTG CCTACCTCTTGGAAGCTAAAAGGTTGACACAGTCTGAGCAG GCTCAGCTGTCATTGGAACTGCAGCGAGATAGTCATATAAAACAGCAGATATTAATTCAGGAAAGATTGAAAAGAGCCAAACGAGAAGACAAACTCCGAGCTCAACAAAAAGCAATAGCTGCAGAAAAGGAGTTGACAACACATCTGCAGACGTCATACAGGTCCTCCGCAGATGACACTGACAGCCAAAATACACCTGTTTCTGCAGGCCAGAAATCCAGTCCTAACCCAGGGAAGTCTTTGCAGGAAATCCACAGTGTCCTTGACAGAGAACCAGACTCTCTACTATATCTGCTGCAGAAGAGGAAGGAGCCACTGGAACCTTACAAGGCAAATAGAGTCCCTAAAGATGACAAAACTAAACTGGAAGAGCAGGCCACCAAGATTAAAGAGCTGAACCTACTAGTGGATACTCTCCTGGCCGAAAATGAGAAATTGAAAAAAGAGAACCGGAAGCTTCGGGCAGAGGTGGCGAGACTGCAACGGAATCCAGAAATGGACACGGACACCGATTTTGTGGAGAAGTCTGAGCTGTGGAGTCTGCAGCAACCGATACGAAGTTCTCCAAACCCCTCATCTACATGGCAGAAGTTTGTAGCACATACCGGGAAGGTTAAGGACATTACTATACCTACTCTTCCTCCTCTAGACATTCCCCTACCAGATCTTCCTCCTCTTGAGCTCCCAGAAGATATACAATCGCAAATCACAGAGTTTAAAGGACTTATGGACAGCTAG